From one Phytohabitans houttuyneae genomic stretch:
- a CDS encoding integrase core domain-containing protein has product MPHLAVFEAQQARNLLMDLDDQVHRFRFLIRDRDTKFTTAFDAVFAAAGIEVVKIPPRAPKANAYAERWVRTVRGECLDWTLIWNERQLHRVLTEYLRHYNGVQPHRALDLQPPVPVRVVTTIGPAPAPAAVRRVDVLGGLIHEYQRAA; this is encoded by the coding sequence ATGCCGCACCTCGCGGTCTTCGAGGCGCAGCAGGCCCGCAATCTGCTGATGGACCTCGACGACCAGGTCCACCGGTTCCGGTTCTTGATCCGCGACCGCGACACGAAGTTCACCACGGCGTTCGACGCCGTGTTCGCTGCGGCCGGCATTGAGGTGGTGAAGATCCCGCCACGGGCGCCGAAGGCCAACGCCTATGCCGAACGGTGGGTCCGCACCGTGCGCGGCGAGTGTCTGGATTGGACGTTGATCTGGAACGAGCGGCAGCTGCACCGGGTGCTGACCGAATACCTGCGGCACTACAACGGGGTGCAGCCACACCGTGCCCTCGACCTGCAGCCGCCCGTCCCAGTCCGCGTGGTGACCACCATCGGTCCCGCTCCCGCGCCGGCGGCTGTCCGGCGGGTCGACGTGCTCGGCGGGCTGATCCACGAATACCAGCGTGCCGCCTGA